One genomic segment of Candidatus Binatota bacterium includes these proteins:
- a CDS encoding LuxR family transcriptional regulator codes for MEMKSLATATASSHAYQQPAATGEAFAYDPRLEPPNLTVREKKVLSLVCEGLSNTEIASLLSVSAETVKSELKRIFRKIGVSNRVQAAVLLVKQGWI; via the coding sequence ATGGAAATGAAATCATTAGCGACCGCGACAGCCAGCTCGCATGCTTACCAGCAGCCCGCGGCGACCGGCGAGGCCTTTGCCTACGATCCGAGGCTGGAGCCACCCAATCTCACGGTGCGTGAGAAGAAAGTACTGTCACTGGTCTGCGAGGGCTTGAGCAATACCGAGATCGCGTCATTGCTCAGCGTCTCGGCTGAAACAGTGAAGTCGGAACTCAAGCGCATCTTTCGCAAGATAGGAGTGAGCAACCGGGTGCAGGCCGCCGTGCTGTTGGTCAAGCAGGGTTGGATCTGA